A window of Candidatus Gastranaerophilales bacterium contains these coding sequences:
- the gyrA gene encoding DNA gyrase subunit A has translation MTQQGLEFGDGKIVPINIREEMKRSYIDYAMSVIVGRALPDVRDGLKPVHRRILFAMNELGMTPDKPFRKCARIVGEVLGKYHPHGDSSVYEALVRLAQDFNTRYLVVDGHGNFGSVDGDSAAAMRYTEARMHKITQSMLADIDCETVNFGPNFDGSLEEPLVLPVRLPMLLLNGVSGIAVGMATNIPPHNLCEIVDGTIALIDKPDMTVDEMIHYVKGPDFPTAASIIGLSGIRQAYSTGRGSIKMSAVSQFEEIPGGNGRQARTAIVITEIPYQVNKAVLIEKVAELVRDKRIEGISDIRDESDRDGMRIVIELKRDAKPEVVKNNLFKHTQLVTTFGVNMLALVGQQPRLMNLVEVLSEFVEHRVEIITRRTVFFLKKAKMRAHILAGLLIALGSLDEVIDLIKKSKTTEIARNGLMQRFGLDTDQANAILEMQLRRLTGLEQDKIKAEYDELKKKIAEYESILADRQKVLNIIKTELLEDKEKYGDERKTQILPEMDEMTIEDLTPNVPMAVFITSQGYIKRIALDTFERQNRATRGKGGIKTKEDDDVGHFFTAMMHDKVLFFSSKGTVYSLNVYDFPEGSRQAKGLPIINVLPLEQDEQITAVIPVNSASKDSHLIMLTRKGYIKRIARENFENIRRNGIIAIGLEDGDTLGWVKQASNDDEVIIGTSCGMAIRFPVNDLRPLGRSARGVNSMKLRSGDTIIGADIVPKDYDADLLVITSDGFGKRSKLSEFRAQNRGGIGLIATKFKTTASRLVALTIVDEAHEIMVVSSNGIVSRIKAGDISLQGRPATGVKIQNLMDGDTVMAVNKIVMPEEDPSVATAEEDVVLEDNSQQTKLTDIE, from the coding sequence TTGACTCAACAAGGTTTAGAATTCGGGGACGGTAAAATCGTTCCTATAAATATAAGAGAAGAAATGAAACGCTCTTACATCGATTATGCTATGTCTGTTATCGTTGGACGTGCTCTTCCTGATGTGAGAGATGGCTTGAAACCTGTTCATAGAAGGATTCTTTTCGCTATGAATGAACTTGGCATGACGCCTGATAAGCCTTTCAGAAAATGTGCCAGAATCGTCGGTGAAGTTTTGGGTAAATATCATCCTCATGGTGACTCCTCTGTTTACGAAGCTTTGGTTAGATTGGCCCAAGATTTTAATACTCGATACTTAGTAGTTGACGGGCATGGTAATTTCGGGTCTGTTGATGGCGATTCAGCAGCTGCCATGAGGTACACTGAAGCCAGAATGCATAAAATTACTCAATCTATGCTTGCTGATATTGATTGCGAAACTGTCAATTTCGGTCCTAACTTTGATGGCTCTTTGGAAGAACCACTTGTTTTGCCGGTTAGACTTCCTATGTTATTATTAAACGGAGTTTCTGGTATTGCGGTTGGTATGGCGACTAATATTCCTCCTCATAATTTATGCGAAATCGTTGACGGTACTATTGCTTTAATCGACAAACCTGATATGACGGTTGATGAAATGATTCATTATGTCAAAGGTCCTGATTTTCCGACAGCTGCAAGTATAATTGGGCTTTCCGGAATCAGACAAGCTTATTCTACAGGTCGTGGGTCAATTAAAATGTCTGCGGTTTCTCAATTTGAAGAAATCCCGGGAGGTAACGGTAGACAAGCAAGAACGGCTATTGTCATTACGGAAATCCCTTACCAAGTAAATAAAGCGGTCTTAATCGAGAAAGTCGCTGAATTGGTTAGAGATAAACGTATTGAGGGCATTTCTGATATTCGTGATGAATCTGACCGTGACGGTATGCGTATCGTTATCGAATTGAAACGTGATGCAAAACCTGAAGTCGTTAAAAATAATTTGTTTAAACATACTCAGCTCGTTACAACATTTGGTGTTAATATGCTTGCTCTTGTCGGGCAACAACCTCGATTGATGAATTTGGTCGAAGTATTGAGCGAATTTGTTGAACACAGAGTTGAAATCATTACAAGAAGAACTGTTTTCTTCCTTAAAAAAGCTAAAATGCGTGCCCATATTTTGGCAGGTTTATTAATCGCTTTAGGTTCTTTAGATGAAGTTATCGATTTGATTAAAAAATCTAAGACGACTGAAATCGCTCGTAACGGTTTGATGCAAAGATTTGGACTTGATACTGATCAAGCTAATGCAATTCTTGAAATGCAATTAAGACGGTTAACTGGTTTAGAACAAGATAAAATCAAGGCTGAATATGATGAGTTGAAAAAGAAAATTGCTGAATATGAATCTATTTTGGCTGATAGACAAAAAGTTCTTAATATTATTAAAACTGAATTGCTTGAAGATAAAGAAAAATACGGTGATGAAAGAAAAACTCAAATTCTTCCTGAAATGGACGAAATGACTATTGAGGATTTGACTCCAAATGTTCCGATGGCTGTATTTATTACCAGCCAAGGTTATATTAAACGTATTGCTCTTGATACATTTGAACGTCAAAACCGTGCTACAAGAGGAAAAGGCGGAATTAAAACAAAAGAAGACGATGATGTCGGACACTTCTTTACTGCAATGATGCATGATAAAGTTCTATTCTTCTCAAGCAAAGGTACAGTCTACAGCTTGAATGTTTACGACTTCCCTGAAGGGTCTCGTCAGGCTAAAGGATTGCCTATTATAAATGTTTTGCCACTTGAACAAGATGAGCAAATTACGGCTGTTATTCCTGTCAATTCTGCTTCTAAAGATTCTCACTTGATTATGTTGACTAGAAAAGGCTATATAAAACGTATCGCCAGAGAAAATTTCGAAAATATAAGAAGAAACGGAATTATTGCTATCGGATTAGAAGACGGTGACACTTTGGGTTGGGTAAAACAAGCCAGCAATGATGATGAGGTTATTATCGGTACAAGCTGCGGTATGGCTATCAGGTTCCCTGTCAATGATTTGCGACCTTTAGGACGTAGTGCAAGAGGCGTAAACTCTATGAAACTTAGAAGCGGCGATACTATAATCGGTGCTGATATTGTTCCTAAAGATTACGACGCTGACTTGCTGGTTATTACTTCTGATGGCTTCGGTAAACGTTCTAAACTTTCTGAATTTAGAGCTCAAAACAGAGGCGGTATCGGGTTAATTGCTACTAAGTTTAAAACAACGGCTTCAAGACTTGTGGCTCTTACAATCGTTGATGAAGCTCACGAAATTATGGTTGTTTCTTCAAATGGCATTGTTTCTCGTATCAAGGCTGGCGATATTTCCCTCCAAGGCAGACCTGCTACAGGCGTAAAAATTCAAAATCTAATGGATGGCGATACTGTTATGGCTGTTAATAAAATAGTTATGCCGGAGGAAGACCCTTCTGTTGCAACTGCTGAAGAAGATGTAGTGCTTGAGGACAATTCACAACAGACAAAATTAACTGATATTGAGTAA
- a CDS encoding tail fiber domain-containing protein codes for MIEKKNSEKIYKKAFSIAEALVTLMIVSLMLSAIVPVVTKKHTTTDKEIWKYTENNSDIYYGNSDSQSAVIGYNKVPQESITTTTTDPDTGETTSTTSNKATGSRLVIVTPVSTTSNYTIHRNLVDFYEKTTSNSLVNIGKISFDKNDNTAVGKNSLKQPLYGYRNTAIGSGALYSTSSSQSDNTAVGYNSLYSNNRTSGSTTYAQKNTAMGSCSLYSNQNGLENTAIGYQSLYSNVDGQYNVAIGSQSLYGGGDSPQGSTAVGYQSMYKGAPHSTAIGYRALYTHGTGGSGNSYSYNTAIGYNALYNFDWSLGYGYSESTGGAGGYYSGNTAIGSYALYANKNGYANTAIGEYALRNTTGVKKDGSTGIDGGSDNTAVGVCAGLGNTTGERNIAIGAGSLAQNQLISDNIAIGTYALRNFKLDTITTAPGYPWNGSFPRNEGNLAIGTEALANNVSGIGNVAIGTMSLSCNLSNKNTAIGFTVMPRNKLFSENTAIGYKAMLNQGTSYYTTDDNVLTLAVPFITSAEIPISNTAIGTNSLLNNYIGLGNVGVGAYTLYSNKSHGNTGIGFASLGANTNGGYNTSLGYVALKSNTVCGDNTAIGAYSQSNYARTSNSTFAIDDTNSINVSNTSLGTYTLYSNKTGYGNIAVGAYSLYKNTSTHNTAVGYGTMYNNNNGYHNTALGYLALFTNTSNDYNVAIGDSAAYYQTGLYNVALGYKSLFGQCIDGVNSNGNGNTALGYQSLYGNTTGGYNVASGYQSLYKNTEGKNNVASGYQSCFNNTKGSYNVALGDKALYSNETGNYSIAIGYASQYNTKLIIGNSNPSVANISIGDYSLYKNISGTGNVAIGPGALYNNDNTSGFSNPACDNVAVGEKAMFDNTTGYYNSAFGTAALSDNTTGGGNVAIGQLALGANKTGSRNIAIGYNAGNDSSLADTDLKLYIEANYGQYCGAGYGESDYTGKGALIYGDFAKNNRMVKINGTLYTPTGGVSSSSDSRLKDIKGDKKIGLEQILKLNIKEFYLKNETGKNRRLHTGVIAQELKKVMPNAVIIGPGNNKYKDLLYVESNEILFTLVKAVQQLHVKICNAASRIEALEKENKLLLQKNQDMQKQILELKKENAILAKNDKESKIQMNNFNKRLLKLERN; via the coding sequence TTGATAGAAAAGAAGAATTCGGAAAAAATTTATAAAAAAGCATTTTCTATTGCAGAAGCATTGGTCACCTTAATGATAGTGAGCTTGATGTTGTCTGCAATAGTTCCTGTTGTAACGAAAAAACACACAACAACGGATAAAGAGATATGGAAATATACAGAAAATAACTCTGATATATATTATGGTAATAGTGATTCGCAATCTGCTGTAATTGGATATAATAAAGTTCCTCAAGAATCTATAACAACTACAACAACAGACCCTGATACGGGAGAAACAACTTCAACTACTTCAAATAAAGCTACCGGTTCAAGACTTGTTATCGTTACGCCTGTTTCAACTACTTCTAACTATACAATTCATAGAAATTTGGTTGATTTTTATGAAAAAACCACATCAAATTCCCTCGTTAATATCGGTAAAATTTCCTTTGATAAAAATGATAACACTGCAGTTGGTAAAAACTCGTTAAAACAGCCTTTGTATGGTTATAGAAATACAGCAATTGGTAGTGGAGCCTTGTATAGTACCAGTTCAAGTCAATCTGATAATACGGCAGTCGGCTATAATTCTTTGTATTCAAATAATAGAACATCAGGCTCAACAACTTATGCTCAAAAAAACACTGCAATGGGGAGTTGTTCATTATATTCCAATCAAAATGGACTTGAAAATACAGCAATTGGCTACCAATCATTATACTCTAATGTTGACGGACAATACAATGTTGCTATAGGTTCTCAATCTTTATATGGAGGAGGTGATTCTCCTCAAGGATCTACAGCTGTTGGATATCAATCTATGTATAAAGGTGCACCGCACTCTACTGCCATTGGCTATCGTGCGTTATATACACACGGGACTGGAGGTAGTGGAAATTCGTACAGCTATAACACTGCTATCGGTTATAATGCTCTATATAATTTTGATTGGTCTTTGGGCTACGGATATTCAGAATCAACAGGGGGGGCAGGTGGCTATTATAGTGGAAATACAGCTATTGGAAGTTATGCCTTATATGCAAATAAAAATGGGTATGCTAATACTGCTATTGGTGAATATGCTTTAAGAAACACAACAGGTGTAAAAAAAGATGGTTCGACTGGTATTGACGGTGGTAGTGATAATACCGCAGTGGGTGTTTGTGCCGGATTGGGAAATACAACCGGTGAAAGAAATATTGCAATTGGGGCTGGTTCATTAGCTCAAAATCAACTTATTTCTGATAATATCGCTATCGGTACATATGCGTTAAGAAATTTCAAACTTGATACTATTACTACAGCTCCAGGGTATCCTTGGAATGGCTCATTTCCTCGTAATGAAGGGAATTTGGCTATAGGTACTGAAGCTCTGGCAAATAATGTTTCCGGAATAGGAAATGTTGCTATTGGTACAATGAGTTTATCTTGTAATCTTTCAAACAAGAATACTGCTATTGGCTTTACAGTAATGCCAAGGAATAAGTTGTTTAGTGAAAATACAGCAATTGGCTATAAAGCTATGTTAAATCAAGGGACTAGTTACTATACAACTGATGACAATGTCTTAACACTCGCAGTTCCATTTATTACAAGTGCTGAAATACCTATTTCTAATACTGCTATAGGTACAAATTCATTATTAAACAACTATATAGGCCTTGGAAATGTTGGCGTAGGAGCTTATACTTTATACTCTAATAAATCACATGGAAACACTGGTATTGGTTTTGCTTCTTTAGGTGCTAATACAAATGGCGGTTATAATACATCTTTGGGCTACGTTGCTTTAAAATCAAACACAGTGTGTGGTGACAATACTGCTATAGGTGCATATTCCCAATCTAATTATGCAAGAACAAGTAATTCAACTTTTGCTATTGATGATACAAATTCAATTAATGTATCCAACACATCTTTAGGGACTTATACTTTGTATAGTAATAAAACAGGTTACGGTAATATCGCCGTTGGTGCCTATTCTTTGTATAAAAATACAAGCACTCATAATACTGCTGTCGGCTATGGAACAATGTATAACAATAACAATGGCTATCATAATACTGCCCTTGGCTATTTAGCATTGTTTACTAATACCTCTAATGATTATAATGTGGCAATCGGTGATTCTGCTGCTTATTATCAAACAGGTTTATATAACGTTGCATTGGGATATAAATCTTTATTTGGACAATGTATAGATGGCGTAAATAGCAATGGTAACGGTAACACGGCATTAGGTTATCAATCTCTGTATGGCAATACTACGGGTGGTTATAATGTTGCATCAGGTTATCAATCCTTGTATAAAAATACTGAGGGTAAAAATAATGTTGCGTCAGGTTATCAATCTTGTTTCAATAACACAAAAGGTTCATATAATGTGGCGTTAGGTGATAAAGCATTATATTCAAATGAAACCGGCAATTATAGTATAGCTATAGGGTATGCCTCTCAATATAATACAAAATTAATTATCGGAAATTCAAATCCAAGTGTTGCAAATATTTCTATAGGCGATTATTCTTTGTATAAAAATATATCTGGTACCGGTAATGTAGCAATAGGTCCTGGGGCTTTATATAACAATGATAATACTTCAGGTTTTAGTAATCCTGCTTGTGATAATGTTGCCGTTGGCGAAAAAGCAATGTTTGATAATACAACCGGTTACTATAATTCTGCATTTGGAACAGCTGCTTTATCAGATAATACGACAGGTGGAGGAAATGTCGCTATTGGGCAATTGGCTTTAGGTGCAAATAAAACAGGCTCAAGAAATATTGCTATTGGTTATAACGCAGGAAATGATTCATCTTTAGCTGATACTGATTTGAAATTATATATAGAAGCAAATTATGGTCAATATTGTGGTGCCGGATATGGCGAAAGTGATTATACGGGTAAAGGTGCCCTCATCTATGGCGATTTTGCAAAAAATAACAGAATGGTAAAAATCAATGGTACCTTATATACGCCAACAGGTGGCGTAAGTTCTTCCTCTGACAGTAGGCTCAAAGATATCAAAGGCGATAAAAAAATCGGGTTAGAACAAATATTAAAGCTAAATATCAAAGAATTTTATTTAAAAAATGAAACAGGCAAAAATCGTAGGCTTCACACAGGCGTTATCGCTCAAGAGCTTAAAAAAGTTATGCCAAATGCAGTTATAATCGGACCTGGAAATAATAAATACAAAGATTTGCTATATGTGGAATCTAATGAAATATTATTTACTCTAGTCAAAGCAGTTCAACAATTACACGTCAAAATTTGCAACGCTGCCTCTAGGATAGAGGCTCTTGAAAAAGAAAATAAACTTTTGCTTCAAAAAAATCAAGATATGCAAAAACAAATACTTGAACTCAAAAAAGAAAATGCAATTCTTGCAAAAAATGATAAAGAATCTAAAATCCAAATGAATAATTTTAACAAGCGTCTACTCAAGCTTGAACGCAATTGA
- a CDS encoding VOC family protein, with the protein MKFLHAMIRVNDIKKSLDFYMKVLGLKPVSELRLDDCTLYYLQNEEGQVQLELTHNDTIPEKGYQNGNAFGHFAFETESMDEFSKRLQKYGLKYTCKPFMLGVIKSQIAFLKDPDGNEIEIIEKVK; encoded by the coding sequence ATGAAATTTTTACACGCCATGATTAGAGTTAATGATATTAAAAAATCACTTGATTTTTATATGAAAGTTTTAGGATTAAAGCCTGTTAGCGAGTTGAGGCTAGATGATTGCACGTTATATTATTTGCAAAATGAAGAAGGGCAAGTTCAGTTAGAGCTTACTCATAACGATACTATTCCCGAAAAAGGATATCAAAACGGAAATGCCTTTGGACATTTTGCTTTTGAAACAGAGTCTATGGACGAATTTTCTAAAAGGCTTCAAAAATATGGCTTAAAATATACCTGCAAACCTTTTATGTTGGGTGTGATTAAATCTCAAATCGCCTTTTTAAAAGATCCTGATGGCAATGAGATAGAAATTATAGAAAAAGTTAAATAA
- a CDS encoding carbonic anhydrase → MKQLLKILTLGVILASIQLNSLANTKPNISAEEAMQKLINGNDRFVGQKFKHPDQTKERRQELLKGQMPFVAILSCSDSRVPPEIIFDQGLGDIFEIRNAGNVKDDQVIGSIEYAVVHCGVRLIVIMGHQDCGAVKATLSHNKESKYIESLTKDIEPAIDMAKCQKGDFTANVEKDHAILTVKRILAEDKTLKEYIKDEGLKIVPAYYHLDSGKVEFLK, encoded by the coding sequence ATGAAACAATTGTTAAAAATACTAACATTAGGAGTAATTTTAGCCAGTATTCAACTAAATTCTCTGGCGAACACGAAGCCAAATATCTCTGCTGAAGAGGCAATGCAAAAATTAATAAATGGAAACGATAGATTTGTTGGACAGAAGTTTAAACATCCCGACCAAACAAAAGAACGCCGTCAAGAACTTTTAAAAGGGCAAATGCCTTTTGTGGCTATACTTTCTTGTTCTGATTCAAGAGTCCCACCTGAAATTATATTTGACCAAGGATTGGGAGATATTTTCGAAATAAGAAACGCAGGAAATGTCAAAGATGACCAAGTTATCGGAAGCATTGAATATGCAGTTGTGCACTGTGGCGTAAGACTCATCGTCATAATGGGTCACCAAGATTGCGGTGCAGTAAAGGCGACATTGTCCCACAATAAAGAATCAAAATATATAGAAAGCCTTACGAAAGATATTGAACCTGCAATTGATATGGCAAAATGTCAAAAAGGTGACTTCACAGCAAATGTCGAAAAAGACCATGCAATTCTAACTGTTAAAAGAATTTTAGCCGAAGACAAAACTTTAAAAGAATACATAAAAGATGAGGGGCTAAAAATAGTTCCAGCGTATTACCATCTTGATTCGGGGAAAGTTGAATTTTTAAAATAG
- the lipA gene encoding lipoyl synthase — protein MKRLPDFLRRGIINTDATKNVRMILKNKCLNTVCESARCPNKNECYTKNTATFLIMGTICTRNCRFCNIQGGVPTALDISEPHHIAEAVKELNLKYVVITSVTRDDLKDQGAEHFANVINETRKLSPNVKIEVLTPDFQGYTDSIDTVLKANPDVFNHNIETVPELYKKARPMADYKRSLDFLKYIKEKSTTTLTKTGLMVGLGENIEQIESVFTDLKDIHCDIVTIGQYIQPSKNHLEVEKYYTIEEYEMLTKIAKKIGIKHTSFSPLTRSSYNALEIYNSNTIK, from the coding sequence ATGAAAAGATTACCGGATTTTTTAAGACGAGGAATAATAAACACAGATGCGACAAAAAATGTCCGAATGATTTTAAAAAACAAATGCCTCAATACGGTTTGCGAATCGGCGAGATGCCCTAATAAAAACGAATGTTATACGAAAAACACAGCTACTTTTTTGATAATGGGAACGATTTGCACTCGTAATTGCAGATTTTGTAACATTCAAGGAGGTGTCCCGACGGCACTTGACATATCCGAACCACATCATATAGCAGAAGCTGTAAAAGAATTAAATCTAAAATATGTAGTAATCACCTCCGTCACAAGAGATGACCTAAAAGACCAAGGGGCTGAACACTTTGCAAATGTCATCAATGAAACAAGAAAACTTTCTCCAAATGTAAAAATAGAAGTTTTGACACCTGATTTTCAAGGCTACACCGACTCCATTGATACAGTCTTAAAAGCAAATCCTGATGTGTTTAATCACAATATTGAAACGGTTCCTGAATTGTACAAAAAAGCCAGACCTATGGCAGATTATAAACGCTCCTTAGATTTTTTGAAATACATAAAAGAAAAATCCACTACAACATTAACCAAAACAGGCTTAATGGTTGGTTTAGGTGAAAATATTGAGCAGATTGAATCAGTTTTTACAGACTTAAAAGATATACACTGCGACATTGTTACAATCGGGCAATATATCCAACCTTCAAAAAACCATCTTGAAGTCGAAAAATATTATACGATTGAAGAATACGAAATGTTAACAAAAATCGCAAAAAAAATCGGCATAAAACACACCTCATTTAGTCCGCTCACACGCAGTTCCTACAATGCTTTAGAAATATATAATTCTAATACAATAAAATAA